One region of Bactrocera neohumeralis isolate Rockhampton chromosome 5, APGP_CSIRO_Bneo_wtdbg2-racon-allhic-juicebox.fasta_v2, whole genome shotgun sequence genomic DNA includes:
- the LOC126760527 gene encoding tRNA-dihydrouridine(20) synthase [NAD(P)+]-like → MNLKSYLRLLKKMTVGENGTSLDYRNKVIMAPMVRVGTLPMRLMALEFGADIVYTEELIDLKLMRSKRRVNAALGTIDFVDRSDGTIVFRTCAKERQQLVLQLGTSDAERALSVGKLVENDIAGLDINMGCPKEFSIKGGMGVALLAQPDKAEHILTTLCKNLSIPVTCKIRILPDLNDTIKLVQRFATTGIAAIAIHGRTRDERPQHAPHPDFIREIAKAVNIPVIANGGSKEFQKYKDLIRFRDLCGATSVMVGRAAQLNVSIFRKEGMLPMDDIIVKYLKLSVDYDNAAHNTKYCVQNILKELQESPRGKQFLQCQTLQQMCEIWSLGDYCYRKQLELQERGNFGRREVAPGMIPDDDTSEGPEIKRQKMDIPPLEADVVQHNIAFLRSNYNSDTELPKTKLYTYAGRNNISIAQYETQRIDKLFRAICTFNGKRYTSSFWEKNKKQAEQGAALVCLLDIGEVTEDDLIKNGSILR, encoded by the exons ATGAATTTAAAGAGTTATTTacgtttattaaaaaaaatgacagTGGGAGAAAATGGCACAAGTTTGGACTATCGCAATAAGGTAATAATGGCGCCGATGGTTCGAGTTGGAACTTTACCAATGCGTTTGATGGCTTTGGAATTCGGTGCAGACATTGTTTATACAGAagaattaattgatttaaagTTAATGCGAAGCAAGAGACGTGTAAATG CTGCATTGGGCACCATTGACTTTGTTGACAGAAGTGATGGAACAATTGTATTTCGCACTTGTGCAAAGGAACGACAACAACTTGTGCTGCAGTTGGGAACAAGTGACGCAGAACGCGCATTAAGCGTAGGCAAACTAGTAGAAAATGACATTGCTGGGCTAGACATAAATATGGGATGCCCCAAAGAATTCTCCATAAAAGGAGGAATGGGTGTAGCACTACTTGCTCAACCAGATAAGGCGGAGCACATCCTAACAACACTATGCAAAAATTTGAGCATTCCAGTAACCTGCAAAATTAG aatTTTACCAGACCTCAACGATACGATCAAATTGGTGCAGCGTTTTGCAACTACAGGAATAGCTGCTATTGCGATACATGGGCGTACGCGGGATGAACGACCACAGCACGCGCCACATCCAG attttatacgAGAAATTGCGAAGGCGGTCAATATACCAGTGATTGCAAATGGCGGTTCCAAAGAGTTTCAGAAATATAAAGACTTAATAAGATTTCGCGATTTGTGCGGTGCTACTAGTGTTATGGTGGGTAGAGCTGCACAGTTGAATGTTTCTATTTTTCGAAAAGAAg GAATGCTGCCTATGGATGATATTATTGTTAAGTATTTAAAGCTGAGTGTCGACTACGATAACGCAGCACATAACACGAAATATTGCGTGCAAAACATATTAAAAGAGTTGCAAGAATCACCGCGTggtaaacaatttttacaatgtcAGACGCTACAACAAATGTG TGAAATCTGGTCGCTGGGCGATTATTGTTATCGCAAACAATTGGAACTGCAAGAGCGCGGAAACTTTGGCAGACGTGAAGTGGCGCCTGGCATGATACCTGATGATGACACCAGTGAAGGTCCCGAAATAAAACGACAAAAAATGGATATACCACCACTAGAGGCTGATGTTGTGCAACACAATATTGCATTCTTGCGTTCGAATTACAATAGCG ATACAGAAttgccaaaaacaaaactctacaCGTATGCTGGTCGTAACAACATAAGCATAGCGCAATATGAAACGCAACGCATTGATAAACTCTTCCGTGCCATTTGCACTTTCAACGGCAAACGGTATACGAGCTCATTTtgggagaaaaataaaaaacaggcCGAACAGGGTGCAGCACTGGTATGTTTACTTGACATTGGCGAAGTAACGGAAgatgatttaataaaaaatggtagCATATTACGGTGA
- the LOC126760513 gene encoding run domain Beclin-1-interacting and cysteine-rich domain-containing protein, whose product MSKMSAYCVNINNVEMDLPVLLANLKKSCGLWFLNERHTSVTLNNENNFSSYENITTATVEILRHGLRINSGNTITAICNSAMGSSSENINLDSPDGFKKLVEDFEWVCRSAQIRDSFAADFSIEPASYGSSIKQTVGAPSVINDRGQYPIERFLRSWVLRNLQSNCLSVCLQVLVAEKELINTYYAEEAFLRNEAYSTALFICLSAVELNQYSLISQIDTKLYSPKSGMGSLTTTTKVKHRRTNSHPTFSISPPKNTNITKTTDIYKETNEEKNVTKNDLRKMTDFTNAALNVPAFLTFRKTKSLPTLQYKPHSSFGLFFCVTPRPRSKTMAINSQNCLRKANRQPFVKSDDFNAESTPANTPKMSNNNGSCYSNSTTNTTTTSSSLYSGSDFPDIELPSKNQQSQQQVFASTKLSQRSSSSTPTPSISSSNTAPARRIEFINCDDIKIWTDQAYEQTQIQQSDFSRGIPTTDPCTIPQGFEPQKAKSASPLGSFLCNLFSTPPTYTHWSISNQNDNSFVSSLDDTETNGFTAALSFPCNLKQPADNSKMSSGVFDAFMPVYGQKLRSRHSQSLFEDGVSTLDYKTSANESEMVRSVKTGAKLNETSKPLPKCEQSLTDFLETSQMSRNNTELEKENAHFRVSEAIISAIEHIKWDNSTEPEKKWRRRKEVSQSTTALTATDCLSTENTKSRIRKTDTPPDETSEYIPYAELDESCLDSLSAEVVGLSLISKFNDKHLPKVSELKWLVSEEDTPQQLLPMPDNSPTSNPDENVIQPLTRGTRYWAPPRQQIIFTDHPSTSRKELIQKQNNRCAGCGMRVSRQYISSFRYCTYLGKYHCTGCHRNQISPIPAKILHSWDFKCYPVSVFAYRLLDQMYTYPLFYVPDLNPALYINNKALLNARKKRVHLKFVKDFVKTCRFAVREQVYFESIPEHIANDADVWSLSDFIDVRNKSMQHSIDQLIDKCEHHIFNCVLCTARGFHCEYCQKDQVIYPWLKNVFRCDRCGSCFHLNCWKLTSNTCCRCQRISKRQEIAVT is encoded by the exons atgaGCAAAATGTCAGCATATTGTGTGAACATTAACAATGTCGAGATGGATCTTCCTGTTCTGTtggccaatttaaaaaaatcttgtgGATTATGGTTCCTAAACGAACGACATACAAGTGTCACactaaataatgaaaacaacttCTCCTCATATGAAAACATAACAACAGCCACTGTGGAGATATTGCGTCATGGATTGCGTATAAATTCAGGGAATACCATAACG gcGATCTGTAACTCAGCAATGGGTTCATCTAGCGAAAATATTAACCTTGATAGTCCCGACGGTTTTAAAAAGCTTGTGGAAGATTTTGAGTGGGTTTGTAGGTCGGCGCAGATTCGTGATTCATTTGCGGCGGATTTCTCTATTGAACCGGCGTCATATGGAAGTAGCATAAAACAAACCGTAGGTGCACCATCTGTAATTAATGACCGTGGACAGTATCCCATTGAAAGATTTCTTCGTTCCTGGGTGCTACGTAATTTACAGTCGAATTGCTTAAGTGTCTGCTTGCAAGTTTTGGTTGCAGAAAAAGAATTGATCAATACATACTATGCAGAAGAAGCATTCCTACGAAATGAGGCGTATTCGACAgcgctttttatttgtttatcagCAGTGGAATTGAATCAATATAGTCTGATAAGTCAAATAGATACAAAGCTCTACAGTCCAAAATCCGGTATGGGATCCTTGACTACTACAACGAAAGTTAAGCACAGGCGGACCAATTCACATCCCACATTCTCAATATCTCCgcctaaaaatacaaatattacaaaGACTACTGACATATACAAGGAAACCAATGAGGAGAAAAACGTTACAAAAAACGATTTACGTAAAATG ACTGATTTTACAAATGCTGCATTGAACGTCCCTGCTTTCCTAACATTTCGTAAAACCAAAAGCCTTCCAACATTGCAATACAAACCCCACTCATCGTTCGGATTGTTTTTCTGCGTAACGCCTAGACCACGTTCTAAAACAATGGCTATTAATTCGCAAAATTGTTTACGGAAAGCTAATAGGCAGCCATTTGTCAAATCAGATGATTTTAATGCGGAGTCAACTCCTGCCAATACGCCAAAAATGAGTAATAACAACGGTTCCTGTTATTCTAATTCTACTACTAACACAACAACCACTTCAAGTTCATTATATTCTGGTAGCGATTTCCCTGACATTGAGCTGCCTTCGAAAAATCAgcaaagccaacagcaagtaTTTGCTTCGACGAAATTAAGCCAGCGATCTTCTTCCTCAACACCTACGCCTTCCATTTCTTCCTCTAATACTGCGCCTGCCCGTCGCATAGAATTCATTAATTGCGATGATATCAAAATCTGGACCGATCAGGCTTATGAACAAACTCAAATCCAACAAAGTGATTTTAGCCGGGGAATTCCAACAACCGATCCATGTACCATACCGCAAGGTTTTGAACCACAG AAAGCGAAAAGCGCAAGTCCTTTAGGCAGTTTTCTATGTAATCTGTTTAGCACACCTCCCACATATACCCATTGGTCCATATCTAATCAAAATGATAACAGTTTTGTTAGCAGTTTAGATGATACCGAAACTAATGGTTTTACTGCGGCATTATCCTTTCCAtgtaatttgaagcaacctGCGGATAATTCGAAAATGTCGTCTGGTGTCTTCGATGCATTCATGCCTGTTTATGGGCAAAAGTTGCGTTCGCGACACTCCCAAAGCTTGTTTGAGGATGGTGTAAGTACGCTCGATTATAAAACGTCAGCAAATGAATCGGAGATGGTTAGATCAGTAAAAACAGGTGCCAAATTAAATGAAACTTCGAAACCATTGCCAAAATGTGAACAATCGTTAACAGACTTTTTAGAAACTTCGCAAATGTCTCGAAATAACACTGAGttggaaaaagaaaatgcaCATTTTCGTGTATCGGAAGCGATAATCTCGGCAATCGAACATATAAAATGGGATAACAGCACCGAACCAGAGAAAAAATGGCGACGTAGAAAAG AAGTAAGTCAATCTACAACTGCCCTAACTGCCACAGATTGCTTGAGCACTGAAAATACAAAGAGTCGTATTCGTAAAACTgat acTCCTCCCGATGAAACCAGCGAATATATTCCTTACGCAGAGTTAGATGAGAGTTGTTTAGATTCACTTTCTGCTGAAGTTGTTGGGCTCTCACTTATTTCCAAATTCAATGACAAACATCTGCCAAAAGTGTCGGAGTTGAAATGGCTGGTTTCCGAGGAAGATACTCCACAACAACTTTTGCCAATGCCGGATAATAGTCCTACCTCGAATCCCGATGAAAATGTGATACAACCACTTACACGTGGGACGCGTTATTGGGCGCCACCACGTCAACAAATTATCTTTACGGATCACCCCTCGACTAG TCGTAAGGAGTTGATACAAAAGCAGAACAACCGTTGCGCGGGCTGTGGAATGCGAGTTTCTCGGCAATATATCAGTAGTTTCCGCTATTGTACGTATCTTGGTAAATATCATTGCACCGGATGTCATCGCAATCAGATATCACCTATTCCCgcaaaaattttacattc TTGGGATTTCAAGTGTTATCCGGTTAGCGTTTTCGCCTATCGCTTATTGGATCAGATGTATACGTATCCACTGTTTTACGTGCCAGACTTAAATCCAGctctatacataaataataaagcgCTTTTAAATGCGCGAAAGAAACGTGTTCACTTGAAATTCGTTAAAGATTTTGTGAAGACTTGCCGCTTTGCAGTGAG agAGCAAGTTTACTTCGAAAGCATACCAGAGCATATTGCAAACGATGCGGATGTTTGGTCATTGTCCGATTTCATTGATGTGCGAAACAAAAGTATGCAACACTCAATTGATCAACTCATTGATAAATGCGAACATCATATTTTCAATTGTGTG CTTTGTACAGCCCGTGGATTCCACTGTGAGTATTGCCAAAAGGATCAAGTGATATATCCATGgctaaaaaatgtgtttcgttGTGATCGTTGCGGTTCTTGCTTCCATTTGAACTGCTGGAAGTTAACGTCCAATACGTGTTGTAGATGCCAAAGAATAAGCAAAAGACAAGAGATTGCGGTTACCTGA
- the LOC126760514 gene encoding syndetin, translated as MHHPKAKMDEFKTKFMDLLHKQANRQLKIPAMGFSDYFIQSVTTEPTEASANKQKAGINGPSLSPSLEIDASNSDIVDTTANAQKSDQEILESIEEIYFQPEGEEGRNVHGQYELQKVLSDGVNFQLIDGTIAQLRTQHKVLSKQVLQNILEQRSACNEEFASINDIQKDLEESLWTCRKARSYLNYAKVNLTTTSLEILASYRKREILKELLNTLLAIKKLKSTDVEVQKFLSDYNYSGAIGLLLKCKDSAEEYMQYNCVQSLNKKLQETLLLTEFQLDTVLNEMILNFDMRKYAKLQEAYKLLNKSLMAMDQLHINFISAIHSSVNSVLRAFNDPNIDENMKFLFEQLCEQVTVDKYISCLISLCKTFWTILASYYQIVVWHQNYKLYPLDMEDSPDIYIQEKLKKGQSRIWNDILTKICTFLQSTKLKTLKYDQFIQVLSIVQRLKKVGLEFCGEQSEKLIETMQVQSQEFFQRYHITCLEEICLFLDNESWTMVDSFVNILQLPEFRSVRNTLRRHKSPPVAHLLVSAISVNNSPTSNNNCDELVSVHSQDGGSSIYGSYGYFLRFSEKSSPFDGGLDVAMLEEDILSGIVDEASCYFSEDSDDEQKSMQSKYEDEAGNACVIVNNTTLNVFRCIGRYLQMCKLLHCISPKIVASMLELMDFYAYAVHEIFGKDAPVTMEKFYNARLEQKLQTVLDNVVTNIKIWPLNFSSLINNELANPDTLYGLSQRIVAIESGHCMTQQFQTLHNYLNHLLAPQERPMLTAYFDYIEFMADIARPVYTCVTSRVIDLPAVLAMISKVKWDVNHVSFQHNNYIDIMNRNIQSFAMRLEEIAKEINLPAEIIWNSMAHVATHLLVEGFSNVKKCSAGGRALMQLDFTNFMSILELISNQKYPAHRIYVDSFIKAYYYSNEQFEEWIDAQRNLEQYSTKQLTNLIQCVCVSDKRTRQKLLQLLGGNNTSVGNGNNLNLSTSST; from the exons ATGCATCATCCAAAAGCAAAAATGGAtgaatttaaaacaaagtttatgGACTTGCTGCACAAACag GCCAATAGGCAGTTGAAAATACCAGCTATGGGTTTCTCCGATTACTTCATTCAGAGTGTCACAACTGAGCCTACGGAAGCATCTGCAAACAAACAGAAAGCTGGAATCAATGGACCATCGTTATCACCAAGTCTTGAAATTGATGCATCTAATTCCGATATTGTTGATACTACTGCCAACGCACAAAAATCCGACCAAGAAATACTGGAGAGTATAgaggaaatatattttcaaccaGAAGGGGAGGAGGGGCGCAATGTGCATGGTCAATATGAACTTCAG AAAGTTCTCAGTGACGGTgtaaattttcaactaattgATGGAACGATTGCACAATTGCGTACACAGCATAAGGTCCTATCAAAGCAAGTACTGCAAAACATATTAGAGCAACGTAGCGCTTGTAACGAGGAGTTTGCATCCATTAATGATATACAAAAAGATCTGGAAGAGTCCCTATGGACTTGTCGAAAAGCACGTTCTTATTTAAATTATGCAAAAGTCAATTTAACCACAACAAGCCTAGAAATATTAGCATCTTATCGAAAGCGTGAAATACTTAAGGAGCTTTTAAATACTTTGCTCGCTATTAAAAAACTG AAATCAACTGACGTCGAAGTGCAAAAATTTCTTTCGGACTACAATTACTCTGGTGCAATTGGTTTGCTCCTTAAGTGTAAAGATTCTGCTGAAGAATATATGCAATACAACTGCGTGCAGTCATTGAATAAGAAGCTACAAGAAACCCTTTTGCTAACGGAGTTTCAGTTGGACACAGTTCTCAATGAG atgattttgaattttgatatgCGGAAGTATGCGAAGCTGCAAGAAGCTTACAAACTGCTCAACAAATCGCTGATGGCTATGGACCAG CTGCACATAAATTTCATCTCCGCTATACATTCCTCTGTAAACTCAGTGTTACGCGCCTTCAACGACCcaaatattgatgaaaacaTGAAATTCCTTTTCGAACAACTTTGTGAACAAGTGACTGTGGACAAATACATTTCCTGCTTGATCAGCTTATGCAAAACATTCTGGACTATATTGGCGTCCTACTATCAAATTGTCGTTTGGCATCAAAATTATAAGCTCTATCCTTTGGACATGGAAGACTCGCCCgacatttatatacaagaaaagctgAAGAAGGGTCAATCACGAATTTGGAATGATATTCTAACAAAGATTTGCACATTTCTACAAAGCACCAAACTGAAAACGTTGAAGTATGATCAATTCATACAAGTATTATCCATAGTACAGCGTTTAAAAAAAGTTGGCTTGGAGTTTTGTGGTGAACAGTCCGAGAAATTGATTGAAACAATGCAAGTACAAAGTCAGGAATTTTTCCAACGTTATCACATAACATGCCTAGAGGAGATATGTCTCTTTTTGGATAATGAATCGTGGACAATGGTGGACTCGTTTGTTAATATACTCCAGTTGCCG GAATTTCGTTCTGTACGCAACACGTTAAGGCGGCATAAATCTCCGCCTGTCGCACACTTGCTCGTTTCAGCGATATCCGTAAATAATTCACCAACAAGCAATAACAATTGTGACGAATTAGTGTCGGTGCATTCGCAAGACGGTGGTAGTTCCATTTACGGTTCCTATGGTTACTTTCTGCGTTTCTCTGAGAAGAGTTCGCCATTTGATGGTGGCCTAGATGTGGCTATGCTTGAAGAGGACATACTCTCCGGTATTGTAGACGAGGCATCCTGCTACTTCTCAGAGGACAGTGATGACGAGCAAAAAAGCATGCAAAGCAAATATGAAGATGAGGCTGGCAATGCGTGTGTTATTGTAAATAACACAACACTGAACGTATTCCGTTGCATTGGCCGTTACCTACAAATGTGTAAGTTGTTGCATTGCATTTCACCGAAAATTGTGGCGAGCATGTTGGAATTGATGGACTTCTACGCCTATGCGGTGCATGAAATTTTCGGCAAAGATGCT cCCGTGacgatggaaaaattttacaacgcACGTCTTGAGCAAAAACTCCAAACAGTTCTGGATAATGTCGTaacaaatataaagatttgGCCACTAAACTTTTCATCACTG ATTAATAACGAGCTGGCGAATCCAGATACTCTGTACGGCCTTTCACAGCGCATAGTTGCGATAGAGAGTGGCCATTGTATGACACAGCAGTTTCAAACGCTACACAATTACCTCAACCATTTGTTAGCGCCACAAGAGCGACCAATGCTAACAGCTTATTTCGACTACATTGAATTCATGGCTGACATTGCACGCCCAGTGTACACCTGTGTTACTTCGCGCGTCATTGATTTGCCAGCGGTCTTAGCAATGATCAGCAAAGTGAAATGGGACGTGAATCACGTCAGTTTTCAACATAATAACTATATTGATATAATGAATCGG AATATTCAAAGTTTTGCAATGCGTTTGGAAGAAATCGCCAAAGAAATAAATCTACCTGCGGAAATTATATGGAACTCCATGGCTCATGTCGCGACGCATTTGCTAGTAGAAGG TTTCTCGAATGTAAAAAAATGCTCTGCCGGCGGTCGTGCGCTAATGCAATtagattttacaaattttatgtcCATACTCGAGTTGATTTCCAATCAAAAATATCCAGCGCATCGCatttatgttgacagtttcaTAAAGGCATATTATTACTCAAATGAACAATTCGAAGAATGGATTGATGCGCAGCGCAATCTGGAGCAATATTCCACAAAGCAACTAACCAATCTCATACAATGTGTTTGCGTGAGCGACAAACGCACCAGACAAAAACTATTACAATTATTAGGTGGTAATAACACTAGTGTTGGAAATGGCAATAATCTCAATTTAAGTACAAGTAGCACATAG
- the LOC126760520 gene encoding mRNA-capping enzyme translates to MSRNSKPGPIPNRWLNCPRKSEKLIAERFLAFKTPLSSAFDDQVPIECLFHPEMIFDYFKAIKLKLGLWIDLTNTTRFYNRQIVESRDAQYVKLQCRGHGETPSPEQTQSFIEIVDRFVNERPFETVGVHCTHGFNRTGFLIASYLVERLDYSIEAAIAIFAEARPPGIYKQDYINELFRRYEDDEDPLPAPTLPAWCLEYDDGDGNDANSYDSHKRKADDLNNVNGDEQEEYEEDDQTEDEPGASNGGGHKKKRRKELVIKNATFMSGVPGVVQVTDQPRLGDLQLKVQEMCGWKKSGFPGAQPVSMDKNNLKRLSEIPYRVSWKADGSRYMMLINKRDEIYFFDRNNTCFQVENITFVKAGNLGQHLENTLLDGEMVIDKLNGESIPRYLIYDIIKFSNYDIGSKPFYPERLTCIKKEIIEPRYEAITKGLINRPLEPFSIRNKEFWDIRQSASLLGEKFSKSLLHVPDGLIFQPSKQPYTAGVCKDVLKWKPSNMNSIDFRLKIKVESAPGMLTEKVGYLYVGGTTEYFSKMKYTKALKNLDNKIIECAINQKGEWEFMRERTDKTLPNSFNTANSVMESIRYPITQQGLLHFIANYGHRDDNDMMPPPQRQPHHTQHHHQHQHQQQQQQQRHSQPPVQQHQQPELQNHHQTVNRQQK, encoded by the exons AGCCTGGACCGATACCAAATCGATGGCTGAATTGCCCACGAAAGAGCGAAAAATTAATTGCTGAAAGATTTCTGGCATTTAAAACACCATTAAGTAGTGCATTCGATGATCAAGTGCCAATTGAATGTCTCTTTCATCCTGAAATGATTTTTGACTATTTTAAAGCAATAAAG TTAAAGCTGGGCCTTTGGATTGATTTGACCAACACAACGCGTTTTTACAATCGTCAAATTGTTGAATCACGCGATGCTCAATATGTAAAGCTACAGTGTCGCGGCCATGGAGAAACACCTTCGCCAGAGCAAACCCAATCATTTATCGAAATTGTTGACCGCTTTGTCAATGAACGTCCTTTTGAAACTGTAGGCGTACATTGTACACATGGTTTCAATAGAACAGGATTTTTAATTGCTTCCTACTTAGTGGAAAGGCTGGATTACTCAATTGAAGCAGCAATAGCCATATTTGCAGAGGCACGTCCACCAGGAATTTACAAACAGGACTATATTAATGAGTTATTTCGTCGGTACGAAGATGATGAGGACCCTCTACCAGCGCCTACCCTACCAGCATGGTGTTTAGAATATGATGACGGTGATGGAAATGACGCAAACTCCTACGACTCGCATAAGCGTAAAGCAGACGACTTAAACAACGTCAATGGCGACGAACAAGAGGAGTACGAAGAAGATGATCAAACTGAAGATGAACCAGGCGCTTCTAATGGTGGTGGCCATAAAAAGAAGCGACGCAAAGAGTTGGTAATTAAAAATGCCACCTTCATGAGCGGTGTTCCAGGTGTAGTGCAAGTAACCGACCAACCAAGGTTGGGAGATTTACAGCTAAAGGTACAGGAAATGTGCGGTTGGAAGAAATCAGGTTTTCCTGGTGCGCAGCCCGTATCTATGGACAAGAATAATTTAAAACGTTTAAGCGAGATTCCATATCGTGTGTCGTGGAAGGCGGATGGCTCGCG GTACATGATGCTTATTAATAAACGTGATGAGATTTACTTTTTCGACAGGAACAATACTTGTTTCCAAGTCGAAAACATAACATTTGTCAAAGCTGGCAATTTAGGTCAACACTTAGAAAACACACTTTTAGATGGA GAAATGGTTATTGACAAACTCAATGGTGAATCTATTCCGCGCTACCTCATATacgatataattaaattttccaattatGACATTGGTTCGAAACCCTTCTATCCAGAGCGGCTGACTTGcatcaaaaaagaaattatag AACCACGCTATGAGGCTATCACCAAAGGACTGATCAATAGACCGTTGGAACCATTCAGCATTCGTAATAAAGAATTTTGGGACATTCGCCAATCTGCCTCTTTACTGGGTGAAAAGTTCTCAAAGTCGTTATTACATGTACCCGATGGTTTAATTTTTCAACCTTCAAAACAA cCCTACACAGCTGGCGTGTGCAAGGACGTACTTAAATGGAAACCAAGTAATATGAACTCAATCGATTTTCGACTTAAAATAAAAGTGGAAAGTGCCCCGGG CATGTTAACTGAGAAAGTGGGCTACCTTTATGTCGGTGGCACAACAGAATATTTTTCCAAGATGAAATACACGAAAGCATTGAAGAATTTAGATAATAAGATCATTGAATGCGCCATAAATCAAAAGGGCGAATGGGAATTTATGCGCGAACGCACAGACAAAACACTTCCGAATAGTTTTAACACTGCCAACT CGGTTATGGAAAGTATTCGTTATCCGATAACTCAGCAAGGTTTACTGCACTTTATTGCCAACTATGGACATCGAGATGACAATGACATGATGCCACCACCACAGCGTCAGCCTCACCATACTCAACATCATCATCAGCAccagcaccagcagcagcagcagcagcagagaCATAGCCAGCCACCAGTGCAGCAACATCAACAACCAGAACTACAAAACCATCATCAAACCGTCAACCGTCAACAAAAATAG